One segment of Actinomycetota bacterium DNA contains the following:
- a CDS encoding TlpA family protein disulfide reductase, with translation MNGRRNKYIKVITVFLLSIILIGVGWIMRKNIEMRIYDMTHSLKTGSKAPDFKIENLKKEIVTLNKLKGKVVLINFWAIYCPPCKEELPVIQSIHEKYNEDELVVLTINKDNNIDKVISFMDENDYSFPVAMENKEMTDSYGGGWIPYVVLIDKQGIVCYAHRGYRVGDEQELISEIENLLGDISQ, from the coding sequence ATGAATGGAAGAAGAAACAAATATATTAAGGTTATAACAGTGTTTTTATTAAGCATTATCCTTATTGGTGTAGGTTGGATAATGAGAAAAAATATTGAGATGCGCATTTATGATATGACACATTCTCTAAAGACAGGTAGCAAGGCTCCCGACTTTAAAATTGAGAACTTGAAGAAAGAGATAGTAACTCTGAATAAACTTAAAGGTAAGGTAGTACTCATTAACTTCTGGGCGATATATTGCCCACCATGCAAAGAAGAACTACCAGTGATACAATCCATTCATGAAAAATATAATGAAGATGAACTGGTTGTATTAACAATTAATAAAGACAATAATATAGATAAAGTAATCTCATTTATGGATGAGAATGATTACTCATTTCCAGTTGCAATGGAAAATAAAGAAATGACAGATTCTTATGGTGGTGGCTGGATTCCTTATGTTGTACTCATAGATAAACAAGGTATTGTATGTTATGCACACAGAGGATACAGGGTTGGTGATGAGCAAGAATTAATTTCTGAAATAGAAAACTTGCTGGGCGATATAAGCCAATAA
- a CDS encoding 4Fe-4S binding protein: MKYIVNFLLKIKRWVIQLVTFGLWNSFLFPGLKILPCPGLNCYACPFAVFACPIGTLQHFIIIREIPFYTIGILGLIGSFLGRMSCGWLCPFGFLQDLLHKIKVRKLHISNRFGWLRYAVLIILVVIIPYITFEPWFSKLCPVGTIQAGIPWLILQPDLRELIGTLFWLKILILIFFLIWAIVTSRPFCRFICPLGAIYSIFNRISAFQFKIDKELCSNCGICNKVCPMEIDVLGGSQQSQCIRCMECIKACPKNAIKI; encoded by the coding sequence ATGAAATATATTGTGAATTTTCTATTAAAAATAAAGAGATGGGTCATTCAGTTAGTAACCTTTGGACTTTGGAATTCATTTTTGTTCCCTGGTCTAAAGATTCTTCCATGCCCTGGGCTTAATTGTTACGCTTGCCCATTTGCAGTTTTTGCATGTCCAATAGGTACATTACAACATTTTATTATAATTCGCGAAATCCCCTTTTACACTATTGGCATCCTCGGATTAATTGGCTCTTTTTTAGGGAGGATGAGTTGTGGTTGGCTATGTCCTTTTGGCTTTTTACAAGACCTACTTCACAAAATTAAAGTAAGAAAACTCCATATTTCAAACAGATTTGGGTGGCTACGATATGCTGTTTTAATAATACTTGTTGTAATTATTCCATATATCACTTTTGAGCCATGGTTTTCAAAGCTATGTCCTGTTGGAACAATACAAGCTGGGATACCATGGCTTATTTTACAACCAGATCTTCGTGAACTAATTGGAACTCTTTTCTGGTTAAAAATTTTAATTCTAATTTTCTTTTTAATATGGGCGATTGTAACATCGCGACCATTTTGTCGTTTTATCTGTCCTTTAGGTGCTATTTATTCTATATTTAACCGAATTAGTGCATTTCAGTTCAAAATAGATAAGGAATTATGTAGTAATTGTGGCATTTGTAATAAAGTTTGTCCAATGGAAATAGATGTTTTAGGGGGTTCACAACAAAGCCAATGCATTAGATGTATGGAATGTATAAAAGCGTGCCCAAAGAATGCAATCAAAATTTAG